Part of the Brevibacillus brevis genome is shown below.
TCCTCGAGGATGGCGGCATCTACGCGTCCCGTTTTCACTTCCTCAACGATTTCCCCCGTTTTGTTCAGGGAAGTGATTTGCAGACCGGGTGCCGTCGAAGTCGCCAGCTCCTTCGCAGCGGATTCCTGGATGGAACCCAGCTGTACCGCTATCTTTTTGCCTGCGAGCTGCTCCGGCTTCGTCAGGCTGCTCTCCTTCTTGGTCACGATCGTATTTTTCGCGTCATAGTAGATCGTGGAGAAATCGACGTTCTTCTCGCGGTCAGGAGTCGGCGTCATTCCTGCCATGACGAAGTCCGCACGGTTGGTTTGCAGTGCCGGGACCAGTCCGTCGAAGTTCATGTCGGTTACCTTTACTTCATACCCGAGTTTTTTTCCGATGTAGTTGGCAATGTCCACGTCGAACCCTACGATTTCGTCCTTGCCGCTGGACAGGTCGTGGAATTCATACGGCTTGTAATCCGCAGATGTAGCCATGTTCAATACCTTTGTGCCACCGCTCGCCTGACCGGATTGCGGTGTCCCCGCAGGCTGGCCGGTGCCGGGCTGATTGCCTGTGCCGCACCCTGCCAGAACGGCTGCAGCCAGGAGGGAAGTGAATGCGAGAGAAACGAGCGATTGTTTTTTCATAATGGTACCCCCGTTAGGATTGTAGTTAGCATCAGCGAAGAAATGATGTCTGAAACAAGTAGATTGCATGAATGAAAAACTTATATTTATACAGCATAATGATTATTTTAATCATTAGCTGAACAATTTCAATCTTTTTTTAGCCATATCTCAAATATCCAATTTACTGAATTTTATTTACAAATAAATAGAGTGGTGGTTTTTCCTGTCCGTTGTAGTATGTCCGGATTGGGCAATTTCTCCGCAGAATGCCGATTTTTCTCTGGCGAAAAGCCTGGCAAAGACTTATAGTGCATATGAAATCAACTTTGAGGAGGAAGTATGATGGCCCAAAATTGGACTTCCTATTTTCAAGAAAAGCTCCCCGAGGTGCTCGAGGAGCTGCGGACATATGTAGAAATGGAGACGCCCACCCAGAACAAGGAGGCGGTGGACAAGCTGGGAGAATTCATCGCTGGCCGCTTCCGCTCTCTCGGCTGCAGGGTCGACATCATCCCGCAGCAGATATACGGAAACCAGCTGCGCATCGAGTTCGGCGAAGGGGAGGAGCAGGTCCTGGTGCTCGGCCATTTCGACACGGTAAAGGAAGTCGGCACGCTCGCCCGCGAGCCATGGAAAGTCGTGGACGGCCGTGCATACGGTCCGGGGACGTACGACATGAAGGCCGGCATCGTCTTTTGCTACTATGCCTTGAAGGCGATTGTGGAGCATAACATCCCCTTGCCAAAAAAACTCGTCTTTTTCTGGAATACGGATGAGGAAATCGGGAGCGTGTCGTCGGAGCGGTGGATCCGGGAAGAGGCCAGACGGAGCACATGCGCGCTGGTCATTGAGCCTGCCGCAGGAGATGGCTCGCTGAAGACCAGCCGAAGTGGCGGAGGAGAATTTCTGCTGAAAGTGACGGGCAGGGCTGCCCACGCGGGGAACGACCACGCCTTGGGCGTCAACGCCATCGAAGAGATCGCACACCACGTCCTTTCCATCCAGTCTTTTACAGACTATGCGGCAGGCTCGACGCTCTCGGTGGGAACGATCCGGGGCGGCAGCGTCTCCAACGTCGTCCCGGACTATGCGGAGGCGGAAATTGATGTGCGGATCCGCAAAAGCCAGGAGGCTGCGCGGATTACTGCTCTCATGCATGGACTCGCGCCGATCCTGCCCGGTGCCCGGCTGGTCGTGGAAGGCGGCATCAGCAAACCGCCGATGGAGAGAACCAGCGGAACCGAGCGACTGTTTTCGCTCGCCCAGGAGCAAGCCCGCCTGGAGGGACTCACGCTGACGGAACGAGCCGTAGGCGGAACGAGCGACGGGAACTTCGCGGCAGACGAAGGCACACCGACTCTCGACGGGCTAGGACCTGTCGGGGACGGCGCCCACGCTTCCCATGAGCACATCGTGATCGATGCCGTTCCCGGCCGCATCGCCGTCCTTCTGCGTCTGCTTAGCAGCTTGTAAGGTTTGGATTGCCCTCCGCCGCGAAAACGGCGGAGTTCTTTTGCTCTACTTTTTGCGGGGGCATCATATATATATCTATCGAGCGAAAGGAGTTGAGAAGATGGAGACCGCAAAGCCGCTTCCTAGCAATCCGGTTGGATTTTGGCGCCGTCTGGGGGCCAGCCTGCTGGACGGATTGATCATCGGGATCCCCCTTGCCCTTATCTCTTACCTGCTTACCGGCGATACGGAAGGGAACCTGTTTACCAACCTGCTATCGTTTCTGTACAGCCTGCTTTTGCCCGTCTTCTGGTACGGATACACCGTCGGAAAGCGAATCATGGGCGTGCGGATCGTCAAGCTGAACGGGGAGCCCGTGGGAATCGGCACGATGCTGCTGCGTATCGTGATCGGGATCTGGCTGATCTATTCCGTGACGCTCGGCATCGGGGCGATCATCAGCGCCATCATGGTCGGCGTCCGCGAAGACAAGCGCGCCATTCACGATCTGGTGGCGGGCACGTACGTCACCTCCGATCAGCCGTAATGCAGCGGCCGCTCACCGAAAGCGATATGGATGCCACGAAAATTAGAAAACCTGGCTTCGCCAGCTTGGCGGAGCCGCGGTACCCAAAGGGCACAAGTCTCTCTATCTCACTGTGTTCGAAGTCTCGCTATGTTGCCCTTATACCGGATAGGAATTTTATAAATTCCTATCTGTACGACGAAAGCCACCCCTCTTGCCTGAAGGGTACCTCCCATTGTTTTGTGCGATCCAACATGGGGGCTTCTTCAGGCATATAAAGGATGGCTTTTTTATCTGGAGATCTGTGGCATCAACCGCGAATAGCAGCAATCGCCTGGGTGCGGTCTGCCTGGTTGAATACGGCGCTGCCGGCCACCAGGACCGTAGCTCCCGCTTCTTCGCACAGACGCGCTGTCTCGGCGTTCACGCCGCCGTCAATCTCGATCTCGACGTGGCCGAGGCCGCGCTCATCCAGCATGCGGCGGAGCTCCTTGACCTTGGGCAGCACATTGTGAATGAATTTCTGCCCGCCAAATCCGGGATTGACGGTCATCAGGAGCACGATGTCCACATCCGAAAGGACATGCTCGATCGTCCCCAGCGGCGTAGCCGGGTTCAGGACCACACCGGCCTTGATCCCCTGTTCTTTGATCAGGTAAATCGTCCGGTGCAGATGGCGGCACGCTTCCTGATGCACGGTGATCCAGTCCGCTCCGCTCTTCGCGAATTGCGGAATGTAGCGGTCCGGCTCCTCGATCATCAGGTGAACGTCGAGCGGCAGTTTGGTCACGGGGCGAATCGCCTCGACGATCAGCGGTCCGATCGTAATATTCGGCACGAAATGTCCGTCCATGACATCGACGTGAATCCAGTCTGCCCCTCCCCGTTCGACATCCAGAATCTCTTCTCCCAGTTTGGCGAAGTCAGCCGACAGGATCGAAGGCGCGATTTTTACCATGGTTTATTCCTCCGTTGATATTCTTTCAGCTCATCTCGGAATTGCAAGTAATGGTCATACCTCTCTTGACTCAGCTCCCCGGCAGCCACTGCCTCCTGCACGGCGCAGGACGGCTCGCTGACGTGCAGGCATCCCCGAAACTTGCAGCCGGCGGAACGATCCGCGAAATCCCGGAACGCTTCCGCCAGACCCAGCTCGTCCAAACCGTTAAACTCAAGCGAGCTGAAGCCCGGGGTATCTGCCACATAGCCGCCGCCTTCCAGCGGAATCAGCTCGACGTGACGGGTCGTATGCTTTCCGCGCCCGAGCTTTTCGCTGACATCCCCAGTCTGCAGGCTCATTCCCGGAAACAGCGCGTTGATCAGAGAGGATTTGCCGACACCGGACTGACCGGCGAAGACGGAAATGCGGTCATGCAGGACGTCCCTGACTTCGGATATGCCCCGCTGCTGCTTCGTCGACGTCGGGATGACGGTATACCCGATCGCTTCGTATTTCTGCACGATCGCCGCGACTTCTTCCTCCGTTGCATGATCGGC
Proteins encoded:
- a CDS encoding transporter substrate-binding domain-containing protein; translation: MKKQSLVSLAFTSLLAAAVLAGCGTGNQPGTGQPAGTPQSGQASGGTKVLNMATSADYKPYEFHDLSSGKDEIVGFDVDIANYIGKKLGYEVKVTDMNFDGLVPALQTNRADFVMAGMTPTPDREKNVDFSTIYYDAKNTIVTKKESSLTKPEQLAGKKIAVQLGSIQESAAKELATSTAPGLQITSLNKTGEIVEEVKTGRVDAAILEDTVAKGFVESNPGLQYTTIQSDEKNGSAIAFPKGSPHVEEFNKVIKEMQENGEMDKLIKKWFGQ
- a CDS encoding M20 family metallopeptidase, with the translated sequence MAQNWTSYFQEKLPEVLEELRTYVEMETPTQNKEAVDKLGEFIAGRFRSLGCRVDIIPQQIYGNQLRIEFGEGEEQVLVLGHFDTVKEVGTLAREPWKVVDGRAYGPGTYDMKAGIVFCYYALKAIVEHNIPLPKKLVFFWNTDEEIGSVSSERWIREEARRSTCALVIEPAAGDGSLKTSRSGGGEFLLKVTGRAAHAGNDHALGVNAIEEIAHHVLSIQSFTDYAAGSTLSVGTIRGGSVSNVVPDYAEAEIDVRIRKSQEAARITALMHGLAPILPGARLVVEGGISKPPMERTSGTERLFSLAQEQARLEGLTLTERAVGGTSDGNFAADEGTPTLDGLGPVGDGAHASHEHIVIDAVPGRIAVLLRLLSSL
- a CDS encoding RDD family protein, encoding METAKPLPSNPVGFWRRLGASLLDGLIIGIPLALISYLLTGDTEGNLFTNLLSFLYSLLLPVFWYGYTVGKRIMGVRIVKLNGEPVGIGTMLLRIVIGIWLIYSVTLGIGAIISAIMVGVREDKRAIHDLVAGTYVTSDQP
- the rpe gene encoding ribulose-phosphate 3-epimerase; the encoded protein is MVKIAPSILSADFAKLGEEILDVERGGADWIHVDVMDGHFVPNITIGPLIVEAIRPVTKLPLDVHLMIEEPDRYIPQFAKSGADWITVHQEACRHLHRTIYLIKEQGIKAGVVLNPATPLGTIEHVLSDVDIVLLMTVNPGFGGQKFIHNVLPKVKELRRMLDERGLGHVEIEIDGGVNAETARLCEEAGATVLVAGSAVFNQADRTQAIAAIRG
- the rsgA gene encoding ribosome small subunit-dependent GTPase A, which gives rise to MPEGRIVKALSGFYYVADEGRIFSCRARGLFKKKGAKVNPLVGDWVVYDAISEEEGYVMEVGERTSELVRPPIANVDQAVLVFSMFKPAFSALLLDKFLVHTEHAGIDSVIVLSKADHATEEEVAAIVQKYEAIGYTVIPTSTKQQRGISEVRDVLHDRISVFAGQSGVGKSSLINALFPGMSLQTGDVSEKLGRGKHTTRHVELIPLEGGGYVADTPGFSSLEFNGLDELGLAEAFRDFADRSAGCKFRGCLHVSEPSCAVQEAVAAGELSQERYDHYLQFRDELKEYQRRNKPW